The following coding sequences lie in one Anoplolepis gracilipes chromosome 4, ASM4749672v1, whole genome shotgun sequence genomic window:
- the Para gene encoding sodium voltage-gated channel paralytic isoform X1: MSEDSDSISEEERSLFRPFTRESLAAIEARIAEEEARQRELQQRRAEGEGGYGRKKKKKEVRYDDEDEDEGPQPDPMFEQGGPIPVRMHNDFPPELASTPLEDIDSFYHNQRTFVVISKGKDIFRFSATDAMWMLDPFNPIRRVAIYILVHPLFSLFIITTILVNCILMIMPTTPTIESTEVIFTGIYTFESAVKVMARGFILQPFTYLRDAWNWLDFVVIALAYVTMGIDLGNLAALRTFRVLRALKTVAIVPGLKTIVGAVIESVKNLRDVIILTMFSLSVFALMGLQIYMGVLTQKCIKNFPEDGSWGNFTAENWERFNSNSSNWYVDEAKNMPLCGNSSGAGQCLPGYTCLQGYGENPNYGYTSFDTFGWALLSAFRLMTQDYWENLYQLVLRSAGPWHMLFFIVIIFLGSFYLVNLILAIVAMSYDELQKKAEEEEAAEEEAMREAEEAALAKENKAAAKEAAREAAAAAREAAAVAAEQIVKSPSDFSCHSYELFVGQEKGNDDNNKEKMSIRSIESVSDQRHIKQINNNHSAANKVRKVSAVPRAANGQFTYAYQESLRKASLSLPGSPFNLRRSSRGSHQFTIRNGRGRCFVPPGGDRKPLVLSTYLDAQEHLPYADDSNAVTPMSEENGTIVVPVYYANLGSRHSSYTSHASRLSYTSHGDLAFPGIRGIDSIGKQITKQEQILRNRTNKQTTPANGHVTDTNQKSYHFETDLEDPMGKTKQQDNPFIEPSQQHTVVDMKDVMVLNDIIEQAAGRQSQTPEQGVSTYYFPTDDDEEGPTFKDKLLAGMFRCIDIFCVWDCCWLWLEFQKYVSLLVFDPFVELFITLCIVVNTLFMALDHHDMDKDMERVLKSGNYFFTATFGIEATLKLIAMSPKYYFQEGWNIFDFIIVALSLLELGLEGVQGLSVLRSFRLLRVFKLAKSWPTLNLLISIMGRTVGALGNLTFVLCIIIFIFAVMGMQLFGKNYIDNVHYFPDEELPRWNFTDFMHSFMIVFRVLCGEWIESMWDCMLVGDVSCIPFFLATVVIGNLVVLNLFLALLLSNFGSSNLSAPTADNDTNKIAEAIDRIARFIKWIKRNILYIAKLMRAKLTNQISDQAPGEGPSNSWKEDGIDRDGDLDLADGELDAYRDKKSAKELNQLEVAIGDGMEFTIHGDLKNKLKRGKLCMNNTKVIANSINHHDYRLDNDYINQNEDDTISNKSYGSHKNRAFKDESHKGSMDSLNGEEKKDASKEDLEQEEDLEDEGEEGDELDVDIIHADEDPIQSNYPSDCCPENCYKKFPFLAGDDDAPFWQGWANLRLKTFRLIENKYFETAVITMILLSSLALALEDVHLQQRPVLQDILYYMDRIFTVIFFLEMLIKWLALGFRKYFTNAWCWLDFIIVMVSLINFVASLCGAGGIQAFKTMRTLRALRPLRAMSRMQGMRVVVNALVQAIPSIFNVLLVCLIFWLIFAIMGVQLFAGKYYKCVDVNKTTLSYEIIPDRNACFAENYTWENSPMNFDHVGKAYLCLFQVATFKGWIQIMNDAIDSREVGKQPIRETNIYMYLYFVFFIIFGSFFTLNLFIGVIIDNFNEQKKKAGGSLEMFMTEDQKKYYNAMKKMGNKKPLKAIPRPRWRPQAIVFEIVTDKKFDMIIMLFIGLNMLTMTLDHYQQTATFSNVLDYLNMIFIVIFTSECLMKIFALRYHYFKEPWNLFDFVVVILSILGLVLSDIIEKYFVSPTLLRVVRVAKVGRVLRLVKGAKGIRTLLFALAMSLPALFNICLLLFLVMFIFAIFGMSFFMHVKDKSGLDDVYNFKTFGQSMILLFQMSTSAGWDGVLDGIINEEDCQEPNNEIGYPGNCGSSTIGIAYLLSYLVISFLIVINMYIAVILENYSQATEDVQEGLTDDDYDMYYEIWQQFDPDGTQYIRYDQLSEFLDVLEPPLQIHKPNKYKIVSMDIPICKGDLMFCVDILDALTKDFFARKGNPIEETGDLGEVQARPDEVGYEPVSSTLWRQREEYCARLIQNAWRKHKQQRLGGPSEESDDPDTDLCVRQTKVLVESDGYVTKNGHRVVIHSRSPSVTSRTADV; encoded by the exons GTACGATAtgacgacgaggacgaggacgaagGTCCTCAGCCGGATCCGATGTTCGAGCAGGGAGGGCCGATTCCGGTCCGAATGCACAACGACTTTCCACCCGAGTTGGCCTCCACACCTCTCGAGGATATCGATAGCTTCTACCACAATCAAAGG ACCTTCGTCGTCATTAGCAAAGGAAAGGACATATTCAGGTTTTCAGCAACGGACGCGATGTGGATGCTCGATCCGTTCAACCCAATACGGCGTGTGGCCATTTACATATTGGTTCACCCGCTCTTTTCCCTTTTCATCATCACCACGATATTGGTTAACTGTATACTTATGATCATGCCCACTACGCCCACCATCGAGTCCACCGA AGTGATATTTACGGGCATCTACACATTTGAGTCCGCCGTTAAGGTGATGGCGAGGGGTTTCATTCTGCAGCCTTTTACCTATCTTAGAGATGCATGGAATTGGCTCGACTTCGTAGTTATAGCTTTAGC TTATGTGACGATGGGCATAGATCTAGGCAACCTTGCCGCTCTCAGGACATTTCGAGTCCTCCGAGCCTTGAAGACTGTCGCTATTGTACCAG GTCTGAAAACCATTGTCGGCGCTGTGATAGAATCCGTGAAGAACCTGCGCGATGTGATAATCCTGACGATGTTCTCCCTCTCCGTCTTTGCGCTTATGGGCCTTCAGATTTACATGGGGGTCCTCACGCAAAAGTGTATAAAAAACTTTCCTGAGGACGGCTCCTGGGGTAATTTCACCGCCGAGAATTGGGAGCGATTCAATAGTAACTCAA GTAATTGGTACGTGGACGAGGCCAAAAATATGCCCTTATGCGGAAATTCATCGGGGGCGGG GCAGTGCCTTCCCGGCTACACGTGTTTACAAGGATATGGCGAGAATCCGAATTACGGTTACACGAGCTTCGATACTTTCGGCTGGGCGTTGCTCTCCGCTTTCCGTCTCATGACTCAGGATTATTGGGAAAATCTGTATCAACTGGTATTGAGATCAGCTGGACCGTGGCACATGCTCTTCTTCATCGTCATCATCTTCCTCGGATCCTTCTATCTCGTCAACTTGATTCTCGCTATTGTCGCGATGTCGTACGACGAGTTGCAAAAGAAGGCCGAAGAGGAAGAGGCTGCCGAGGAAGAAGCTATGAGA GAAGCCGAGGAAGCTGCACTGGCGAAGGAGAACAAGGCTGCAGCAAAAGAGGCAGCACGAGAGGCCGCCGCAGCCGCGAGGGAAGCCGCAGCGGTGGCTGCCGAACAGATTGTCAAGTCCCCATCGGATTTTTCGTGTCACAGTTACGAGCTGTTCGTCGGCCAGGAGAAGGGTAACGACGACAACAACAAGGAGAAGATGAGCATACGTTCAATCGAGTCCGTCAGCGATCAGAGGCACATCAAGCAGATCAACAACAACCACAGCGCTGCCAATAAAGTGCGAAAAGTCAGCGCC gTCCCTCGCGCCGCTAATGGCCAGTTTACTTATGCCTACCAGGAAAGTCTGCGGAAG GCGAGCCTGAGCCTACCCGGCTCACCGTTCAATCTGCGACGCAGCAGCCGTGGCAGCCACCAATTTACAATACGCAATGGTCGCGGTCGATGCTTCGTCCCCCCGGGCGGTGACCGGAAGCCCCTCGTGCTGTCAACGTACCTGGACGCCCAGGAGCATCTACCCTACGCCGACGACTCGAACGCGGTCACGCCTATGTCCGAGGAGAACGGCACGATCGTGGTGCCGGTGTACTATGCGAATCTCGGCTCCCGTCACTCGTCGTACACCTCCCACGCCTCGCGGCTCTCCTACACGTCCCACGGCGACCTGGCGTTCCCCGGTATCCGCGGCATCGACAGCATCGGCAAACAGATCACCAAGCAGGAGCAGATCCTCAGGAATCGCACCAACAAACAGACGACGCCTGCCAACGGCCATGTTACCGACACCAATCAGAAGTCCTATCACTTT GAAACCGATCTGGAGGATCCCATGGGCAAGACCAAGCAACAAGACAATCCGTTTATCGAGCCGTCTCAGCAGCACACGGTGGTCGACATGAAGG ACGTGATGGTGTTAAACGACATCATCGAGCAGGCTGCCGGTCGCCAGAGTCAGACGCCGGAGCAAGGAG TTTCGACCTATTACTTTCCGACAGACGACGATGAAGAAGGGCCTACGTTCAAGGACAAGTTATTGGCCGGAATGTTCCGTTGTATCGACATCTTTTGCGTCTGGGACTGCTGCTGGCTCTGGCTCGAGTTTCAAAAGTACGTGTCCTTGTTGGTCTTTGATCCGTTCGTAGAACTCTTCATCACGCTCTGCATCGTCGTCAATACGCTCTTCATGGCGTTGGATCACCACGATATGGACAAAGATATGGAGAGAGTTCTCAAATCTGGCAATTAC TTCTTCACCGCAACATTCGGTATCGAAGCCACTCTGAAGTTGATAGCGATGAgtccaaaatattattttcaagaagGCTGGAACATCTTTGACTTTATAATCGTCGCTCTTTCACTTCTGGAGTTGGGTCTGGAAGGTGTACAAGGTCTATCGGTATTACGATCATTCAGATTG CTAAGAGTGTTCAAGTTGGCTAAATCGTGGCCTACGCTGAATCTGCTAATCTCCATCATGGGCAGAACGGTGGGTGCGCTGGGTAATTTGACGTTCGTATTGTGCATCATTATCTTCATCTTCGCCGTGATGGGTATGCAGCTTTTCGGCAAGAATTACATCGACAACGTTCACTACTTCCCGGACGAGGAGTTGCCCAGATGGAACTTTACCGATTTCATGCACTCTTTCATGATCGTTTTCCGAGTACTATGCGGAGAGTGGATTGAGTCTATGTGGGATTGCATGCTGGTGGGCGATGTCTCTTGTATACCATTCTTCTTAGCTACCGTCGTCATCGGTAACTTGGTC GTCCTGAACCTCTTCTTAGCTCTGTTGCTCAGCAACTTTGGCTCGTCAAATCTGTCAGCCCCGACCGCGGACAACGACACGAACAAGATCGCGGAGGCGATCGATCGCATAGCGCGTTTCATTAAGTGGATCAAGCgaaatattctttacattGCTAAATTGATGCGAGCCAAACTCACCAATCAGATATCCGATCAGGCGCCAGGTGAGGGACCGTCCAACAGTTGGAAAGAAG ATGGGATTGATCGCGATGGGGACCTAGATCTTGCAGATGGCGAATTGGATGCGTACAGAGACAAGAAGAGCGCCAAAGAGCTCAACCAGCTTGAAGTAGCCATTGGCGATGGGATGGAGTTCACCATTCACG GAGATTTGAAGAACAAGCTGAAGAGAGGCAAGCTGTGCATGAACAATACAAAGGTTATCGCGAATTCAATTAATCACCACGATTATAGACTCGACAACGATTATATTAATCAGAACGAGGATGACACCATCAG TAATAAATCATACGGCAGCCACAAAAACCGGGCATTTAAGGACGAAAGTCACAAAGGCAGTATGGACTCGTTGAATGGCGAGGAGAAGAAAGATGCCAGCAAAGAAGATTTGGAGCAGGAAGAAG ATCTAGAAGACGAGGGCGAAGAAGGTGACGAGCTCGACGTCGACATCATACACGCGGACGAAGATCCCATTCAATCGAATTATCCTTCCGACTGCTGTCCGGAAAATTGCTACAAGAAATTCCCATTCCTGGCCGGTGATGACGACGCTCCGTTTTGGCAAGGTTGGGCGAACCTGCGATTAAAGACCTTCCGGCTGATCGAGAACAAGTACTTCGAGACTGCCGTCATCACCATGATCCTTCTGAGTAGCTTGGCCTTG GCTTTGGAGGACGTTCATCTGCAACAACGACCTGTCCTACAGGACATATTGTATTACATGGACCGAATATTCACTGTGATATTCTTCCTCGAGATGTTGATCAAGTGGCTGGCTCTAGGATTTAGGAAGTATTTCACAAACGCCTGGTGCTGGCTCGACTTCATCATCGTCATG GTATCGCTCATTAACTTCGTAGCGTCGCTCTGTGGCGCTGGCGGGATTCAAGCCTTCAAAACAATGCGGACCCTAAGGGCCCTAAGGCCGCTCAGGGCGATGTCTAGAATGCAGGGGATGCGG GTAGTCGTTAATGCCTTGGTCCAAGCCATTCCATCTATCTTCAACGTGTTGCTGGTATGCCTTATTTTCTGGCTTATATTCGCTATCATGGGAGTACAGCTATTCGCTGGCAAATATTACAAG TGCGTCGACGTGAACAAGACGACACTCAGCTACGAGATAATACCAGATCGGAACGCCTGCTTCGCAGAGAATTACACGTGGGAGAACTCACCAATGAATTTCGATCACGTCGGGAAAGCATATCTGTGCCTATTCCAAGTGGCGACTTTCAAAGGGTGGATCCAAATCATGAATGACGCGATCGATTCCAGGGAG gTCGGCAAGCAGCCGATTCGCGAAACAAACATTTACATGTACCTCTACTTCgtgtttttcattatatttggATCGTTTTTTACCCTCAACCTATTCATTGGTGTGATCATCGACAACTTTAACGAGCAAAAGAAGAAGGCTGGCGGATCCCTCGAGATGTTCATGACAGAAGATCAGAAGAAATATTACAACGCCATGAAGAAAATGGGCAATAAGAAGCCTCTGAAAGCCATTCCTCGACCGAgg TGGCGACCGCAGGCGATAGTGTTTGAAATAGTGACGGACAAAAAGTTCGATATGATAATCATGCTGTTCATTGGGCTAAACATGCTCACGATGACGTTGGACCATTATCAACAAACCGCAACGTTCAGCAATGTTCTGGACTATCTCAACATGATATTCATTGTGATATTCACCAGCGAGTGTCTCATGAAGATCTTCGCTCTGCGCTACCACTACTTCAAGGAGCCATGGAACCTCTTTGATTTTGTTGTTgttatattgtcaatattag GTCTGGTGCTCAGCgacattattgaaaaatatttcgtatcgCCGACTTTGCTTCGTGTAGTGAGAGTGGCGAAGGTCGGTCGTGTGCTTCGACTCGTGAAAGGTGCCAAGGGTATCCGAACTCTTCTCTTCGCCCTGGCGATGTCGTTGCCGGCCCTCTTTAATATTTGCCTACTGCTGTTTTTGGTGATGTTTATCTTCGCGATATTCGGAATGTCTTTCTTCATGCACGTCAAAGACAAGAGCGGACTCGACGACGTGTACAATTTCAAAACGTTTGGACAGTCCATGATACTGCTATTTCAG atGTCGACATCGGCCGGTTGGGACGGTGTTCTCGACGGTATAATAAACGAGGAGGACTGCCAGGAGCCGAACAACGAGATCGGCTACCCGGGCAACTGCGGCTCCTCGACGATCGGGATCGCTTATCTGCTCTCGTATCTCGTCATCAGCTTCCTGATCGTCATCAACATGTACATCGCCGTGATTCTCGAGAATTACTCGCAGGCCACCGAAGACGTGCAGGAGGGCCTGACGGACGACGACTATGACATGTACTACGAGATTTGGCAGCAGTTCGATCCGGACGGCACGCAGTACATCAGATACGACCAGCTGTCGGAGTTTCTTGATGTATTGGAACCCCCGTTGCAGATACATAAGCCCAATAAATACAAGATCGTGTCGATGGATATCCCCATATGTAAGGGTGACCTTATGTTTTGCGTGGATATCCTCGACGCCCTCACCAAGGACTTTTTCGCACGGAAGGGAAATCCAATCGAAGAGACGGGCGATTTAGGCGAGGTCCAGGCACGGCCCGACGAAGTCGGCTACGAGCCGGTCTCATCCACCCTGTGGCGGCAGCGCGAGGAATATTGCGCTCGTCTTATACAGAATGCCTGGAGGAAGCACAAGCAGCAACGGCTTGGCGGGCCGAGCGAGGAGAGCGACGATCCGGACACGGATCTGTGCGTACGGCAGACCAAGGTGCTGGTCGAGAGCGACGGTTACGTCACGAAGAACGGTCATCGCGTTGTCATACACAGCCGATCGCCGAGTGTCACTTCGAGAACCGCGGACGTCTGA